Proteins encoded by one window of Lasioglossum baleicum chromosome 4, iyLasBale1, whole genome shotgun sequence:
- the LOC143208472 gene encoding uncharacterized protein LOC143208472, whose product MAEEENSETAALSREELCIRLDSASVKYDTKDSTERLKNKWCKYLKSLEETQKGDKKGIGGNVGSAISEMATIDSKIKLEFELGKDDWETFVERLELYFTANNVNDSKKKAAILLTRVSADTYKLARNLCHPAKLKDKEYDDVVKIISDHLCPKPSEPMERCKFYAAKQAVTESVSDFVARLKELSLKCNFTAIETALRDQLVCGLKDRATRTELFKQENVTYEKAYRIALACEKAERDATSSEKIDEVSGHGSEVHLVKAKSNSNGRYWSGKEGSTRMEVKAEEIRKSNRENVMCYCCGKRGHIGRECKHRYQACRKCKRQGHIEAACRSQQRNVQCLQTSTEEKESGDASEGEEDVYEFNNITARGETYNTNNIISVKEARSPMYLKVNINTIDFQMEVDTGSYWSIMADETRKNGVKHTFSAPHHPATNGAAENFVGIFKDKVNKMIKSGKRLEEAVSRSPAFMMFKREIRTKLDCVRPNVADQIENAQLQQTLSSKGSRNIQFVEGEKVWVTDYTARSSKKTPAIIKAQLSPVNFEVEISPGKCWKRHVDQMFKYREENNSVNDSPGNRNLK is encoded by the exons ATGGCAGAGGAAGAAAATAGTGAAACAGCGGCATTATCGAGAGAAGAATTGTGTATTCGTTTAGATAGTGCTAGTGTAAAATACGATACAAAAGACTCTACTGAGAGGTTAAAGAATAAGTGGTGCAAGTATTTGAAATCGCTTGAAGAAACTCAAAAAGGAGATAAAAAAGGGATTGGAGGTAACGTTGGAAGTGCGATCAGTGAAATGGCTACGATAGACTCGAAAATAAAGCTCGAATTCGAGCTAGGCAAAGACGACTGGGAAACATTTGTTGAACGGTTGGAATTGTATTTTACGGCTAATAATGTAAATGACAGTAAAAAGAAGGCAGCCATTTTATTGACGAGAGTAAGTGCGGACACATACAAACTAGCAAGAAATTTGTGTCACCCGGCGAAACTCAAGGACAAGGAATACGACGATGTTGTTAAAATTATATCAGACCACCTGTGCCCGAAGCCATCCGAGCCCATGGAGAGATGTAAATTTTATGCGGCAAAACAAGCGGTAACGGAGTCCGTGTCAGATTTTGTAGCACGCTTGAAAGAGTTATCACTGAAATGTAACTTTACGGCAATAGAGACAGCACTACGAGACCAGCTAGTATGCGGATTAAAAGACCGCGCAACGAGAACAGAATTATTTAAGCAAGAAAACGTAACGTACGAGAAGGCATATAGAATAGCATTAGCATGCGAAAAAGCGGAAAGAGATGCAACGTCTTCGGAAAAAATAGATGAGGTAAGCGGACACGGAAGTGAAGTGCATCTAGTAAAAGCCAAAAGTAATAGTAACGGTCGATACTGGAGTGGTAAAGAGGGAAGTACACGCATGGAGGTGAAAGCAGAGGAAATAAGGAAAAGTAATCGAGAAAACGTAATGTGTTACTGTTGTGGAAAGAGGGGACACATCGGAAGAGAATGTAAACATCGATACCAAGCCTGTAGGAAATGTAAGCGCCAAGGACATATAGAAGCGGCATGCCGAAGCCAACAACGAAATGTACAATGCCTGCAAACGTCGACAGAAGAGAAGGAAAGTGGTGATGCGAGCGAAGGAGAAGAGGACGTATACGAATTCAACAACATAACAGCGAGAGGTGAAACCTATAATACGAATAACATAATAAGTGTCAAGGAAGCGCGGTCGCCTATGTATTTAAAGGTAAATATAAATACGATTGATTTTCAAATGGAAGTAGATACGGGATCGTATTGGAGCATAATGGCGGATGAAACTAGAA AAAACGGAGTGAAGCACACGTTTTCAGCGCCGCATCATCCGGCCACGAATGGTGCAGCAGAAAACTTCGTCGGTATTTTTAAGGACAAGGtgaataaaatgattaaatcgGGGAAAAGGCTGGAAGAAGCTGTCA GTAGGTCACCCGCATTTATGATGTTCAAGCGCGAGATACGAACGAAACTGGATTGCGTAAGACCAAATGTAGCGGACCAAATTGAAAACGCGCAGTTACAACAAACGCTGAGTAGTAAAGGATCGCGTAATATACAGTTTGTAGAAGGGGAGAAAGTGTGGGTAACTGATTACACCGCAAGGTCGAGTAAGAAAACTCCGGCGATTATCAAGGCTCAGTTATCACCTGTAAATTTCGAAGTTGAGATTTCACCTGGGAAGTGTTGGAAAAGACATGTCGATCAAATGTTTAAGTatagagaagaaaataattcgGTTAATGATAGTCCAGGAAATCGCAACTTGAAATAA